The following are from one region of the Syntrophales bacterium genome:
- the ligA gene encoding NAD-dependent DNA ligase LigA, whose amino-acid sequence MNREEAQTRISQLRTAIHHHNRRYYQMDDPEITDAEYDLLLRTVAEIEEEFPDLVTPDSPTQRVGAPPLEKFSPVAHLTPMLSLKDVFPMKNNIFSDGEIRDFDRRCRQLSEADAILYTVEPKLDGLAVNLLYLNGRLATGSTRGDGAVGENVTSNIRTIPTVPLQIPQAHSSPAPQQTETIAVPEKIEIRGEICMERAVLQKLNQRRDQEGLPPFANPRNAAAGSLRQLDSRITARRPLTLFCYALGGVEGIPFQSHTDILTALSQWGFQVNPLIRRRIGLDECIEYYHHINEIREGLPYEIDGVVIKVDNLRIQEQLGAVSRSPRWAIACKFAPVQEQTILEDIIVQVGRTGVLTPVAVLTPIRVGGVTVSRATLHNEDNISNKDIRIGDTVIVQRAGDVIPEIVSVLKGSRNGRERPFTMPEKCPECGSQVVRIEGEVAVRCVNLSCQAQLREHISHFASRAALDIDGMGDKLAAQLVADSLVGDPADLFFLTKEKLLAMERMADKSATNLLEAIGRAKRPSLARLIYALGIRHVGERTAKLLAARYRNLDALATADISELQTIKDIGPEVATSIASFFREQANLRVIEKLRLAGVSPVIDNSLSEAPLSGKYFVFTGTLPNLGRNEAKLLVESLGGTVESSVTKKTSYVVAGEAPGSKIEKARKAGTPILDEDSFLTLLDKKRFHVTIAGRVQGVFFRANTLKQALALGLSGWVKNLPDGRVETVFEGKSDNAEEMLLWCKTGTPPARVDYIEYTEETVDDGFSGFKIVDDWQR is encoded by the coding sequence GTGAATCGTGAAGAGGCCCAAACCAGGATCAGTCAGTTGCGCACGGCTATCCACCACCACAACAGGCGTTATTATCAGATGGATGATCCGGAGATAACCGATGCCGAGTATGATCTCCTTCTTCGGACAGTCGCAGAGATTGAGGAAGAATTCCCGGATTTGGTCACGCCGGATTCGCCAACTCAGCGGGTAGGCGCGCCTCCCTTGGAAAAATTCAGTCCGGTCGCCCATCTAACCCCGATGTTAAGCCTCAAAGACGTTTTCCCAATGAAAAACAACATCTTTTCCGATGGTGAGATCCGCGACTTTGACCGTCGCTGTCGGCAGCTTTCCGAAGCTGACGCTATCCTTTACACCGTCGAGCCTAAGCTGGACGGTCTTGCCGTCAATCTCCTATACTTAAACGGCCGGCTGGCAACTGGTTCCACCCGGGGGGACGGCGCTGTCGGAGAAAATGTGACTTCGAACATTCGCACAATACCGACCGTGCCCTTGCAAATCCCTCAAGCACATTCCTCCCCCGCCCCTCAGCAAACAGAAACCATCGCCGTACCGGAAAAAATCGAAATCCGCGGGGAGATCTGCATGGAAAGGGCGGTGCTGCAAAAACTTAACCAGCGCCGCGACCAGGAAGGCCTCCCTCCGTTCGCCAACCCGCGCAATGCGGCGGCCGGCTCTCTGCGCCAGTTGGACTCGCGGATCACCGCGCGCAGACCCCTCACCCTGTTCTGTTACGCGCTTGGCGGCGTTGAAGGAATTCCCTTCCAGAGTCACACCGACATCCTTACGGCCCTTTCCCAGTGGGGCTTTCAGGTCAATCCGCTGATTCGCCGTCGCATTGGTTTGGATGAATGTATCGAATATTATCATCACATTAACGAAATCCGCGAGGGGCTTCCCTACGAAATAGATGGCGTTGTTATCAAGGTTGATAATCTGAGAATCCAGGAACAGCTCGGGGCGGTGTCCCGAAGCCCCCGCTGGGCGATTGCCTGCAAGTTTGCCCCTGTTCAGGAGCAAACGATTCTTGAAGACATCATCGTTCAGGTCGGCAGAACGGGCGTTCTGACGCCGGTCGCAGTATTGACGCCGATTCGCGTCGGAGGGGTGACGGTAAGCAGGGCAACGCTGCATAATGAGGACAATATCTCCAATAAGGACATCCGCATCGGCGACACCGTCATAGTTCAGAGGGCGGGCGATGTCATTCCGGAGATTGTTTCGGTTCTTAAGGGCAGCAGAAATGGCCGGGAGAGGCCTTTCACAATGCCGGAGAAATGCCCGGAGTGCGGGTCGCAAGTTGTCAGAATCGAAGGAGAAGTGGCGGTAAGATGTGTAAACCTCTCATGTCAGGCCCAACTGCGTGAACACATTTCCCATTTTGCCTCCCGGGCGGCGCTCGATATAGACGGCATGGGGGATAAGCTGGCGGCGCAGCTCGTTGCCGATTCGCTGGTCGGCGACCCGGCCGACCTGTTTTTCCTGACTAAGGAGAAACTGCTCGCCATGGAAAGAATGGCGGATAAATCGGCCACAAATTTACTCGAAGCGATTGGACGGGCCAAAAGGCCGTCGCTGGCGCGATTGATTTATGCCCTTGGGATCCGTCATGTCGGCGAACGGACGGCCAAGCTCCTTGCCGCCAGATACAGAAATCTGGATGCCCTTGCCACTGCTGACATCTCGGAGTTGCAAACAATAAAGGATATCGGTCCTGAGGTCGCCACATCCATCGCCAGTTTTTTCCGGGAGCAGGCAAACCTGCGCGTTATTGAAAAACTGCGGTTAGCCGGCGTATCGCCGGTAATTGATAACTCCCTTTCGGAGGCTCCCCTTTCCGGCAAATACTTCGTTTTCACTGGGACACTCCCCAACCTGGGCCGCAATGAGGCAAAACTCCTTGTAGAATCTTTGGGGGGGACTGTGGAGAGTTCTGTTACAAAGAAAACAAGTTATGTGGTCGCAGGCGAGGCGCCCGGTTCCAAAATTGAAAAGGCGCGCAAGGCCGGGACGCCAATCCTCGACGAGGATTCTTTTCTGACACTTTTAGATAAAAAGAGATTCCACGTCACTATTGCCGGACGCGTCCAGGGGGTCTTCTTCCGGGCAAACACCCTCAAACAGGCCCTCGCCCTCGGACTTTCCGGGTGGGTGAAAAATCTCCCGGACGGCCGAGTGGAGACTGTTTTCGAGGGGAAAAGCGACAACGCTGAAGAAATGCTTTTGTGGTGTAAAACAGGGACACCACCCGCCCGCGTCGATTACATTGAATACACTGAAGAAACTGTGGATGACGGCTTCAGTGGTTTTAAGATTGTCGATGATTGGCAGCGTTAA
- a CDS encoding HIT domain-containing protein, which produces MEVIFAPWREAYIKGPKPTGCVLCRDSSRDEELVVYEGRTVYVMVNRYPYTGGHLMVVPVRHLGSLKDIQQEERTEIFSLVDISVQILTEAMKPEGFNIGMNLGKTAGAGIDDHLHCHIVPRWAGDTNFTTVIGDIRVIPADVFATARELRPYFNQFKLGDNR; this is translated from the coding sequence ATGGAGGTAATTTTCGCTCCGTGGCGAGAGGCCTATATAAAAGGCCCAAAGCCCACTGGTTGCGTTTTGTGCCGCGATTCCTCGCGTGACGAAGAACTTGTCGTTTATGAGGGCAGGACTGTGTACGTAATGGTTAACAGATATCCATACACAGGCGGTCATCTAATGGTTGTGCCGGTTCGCCATTTGGGAAGCTTGAAGGATATCCAGCAAGAAGAGCGGACGGAGATATTTTCGCTTGTTGATATTTCTGTCCAGATATTGACAGAGGCGATGAAGCCGGAGGGCTTCAATATCGGGATGAATCTGGGAAAGACCGCCGGCGCCGGCATTGACGATCATCTCCATTGCCACATTGTTCCGCGCTGGGCCGGGGATACAAATTTCACGACCGTAATCGGCGATATCCGCGTGATCCCTGCGGACGTTTTTGCAACCGCCCGGGAACTGCGGCCATATTTTAATCAATTTAAACTGGGGGACAACAGATGA
- a CDS encoding LapA family protein: protein MNVIYTVIGAIIVLFLVTFSLDNTVSIRLSYYGYFERWLPTYLLIFLSFLIGVIFTGILGIVERFRMTRTINRLNKTIRDLHREIKVKDSASYPPYAETPEKPELTDNVKTP, encoded by the coding sequence ATGAATGTTATCTATACCGTCATCGGGGCGATTATTGTCTTGTTTCTCGTTACCTTTTCGCTGGACAACACGGTTTCGATAAGATTGAGTTACTACGGATACTTCGAACGCTGGTTGCCTACTTATCTCTTAATTTTTCTCTCTTTTCTGATAGGCGTTATCTTTACCGGGATTCTCGGGATCGTGGAGAGATTCCGCATGACGCGCACCATAAACCGTCTCAACAAGACGATCCGGGATCTTCATCGGGAAATAAAGGTTAAGGACAGCGCCTCTTACCCTCCCTATGCGGAGACGCCAGAGAAACCAGAATTGACGGATAACGTAAAAACTCCCTGA
- a CDS encoding ATP-binding protein, whose translation MPNASFNSLFYIISSLLGFLVLLGIAVVSVLRGGGRRTNILFSGICLLGALLNADVALVSILPDEQLALYIDRAVHLFFVFSVPVYISFVHEFLNIASRRWLEKTAWLLSAVFLTVVPTSLYINGFNHYFFGRIARAGPLFYCFSAVTAFTVLYCLAVLYGALKRTADNAHKNRIKYILGGLGFSAFLLCFTILPVMGLPVYPLGNFSFIPALFLAFGVLKYDLLDIGVLIRKGAAYFALTGILTALYVILIFLFNSFFISTFGGNSFVLSLLLALVIVLLFNPLRELVQKWIDRIFFRGSYDYHGLLKKISGQLASLLTQEQIKELLINEIREAMRVERVLLIIKDGNSYKIFGSLEAQKTTEENFRELELLDGILQISTLPITKGAIAGKIADKKNRDTLIRLFDCLGVTLVIPLPAREGTAGMIFLGQKKSGELFVDEDIEVLTTIANHAATAIENASSYEALKSFNRDLEKKVQERTAALQTALSDMEKAEQQLIRSESLAAIGQLVAGAAHELNNPLAGAMSLVQTSVATIAEGELTAADKQVIVEDLSFAIAELRRSAGIIRSLLDLSRQTQTYVEPVEMNRVIDDALRVLYNQYKNTPVTIEKRYEEELPPVEGNFANLGQVMINVIQNALQSLPEGKGLIILTTGYQKRTDKVFIECADNGAGIPAAVLNDIFKPFFTTKVVGRGTGLGLYISYEIIRRHDGRIDVESEAGKGTVIKIEIPCRRRAA comes from the coding sequence ATGCCAAATGCCTCTTTTAACTCCCTTTTTTATATCATTTCCTCCCTGCTGGGCTTTCTTGTTTTGTTGGGCATTGCCGTGGTTTCTGTTTTGCGGGGCGGGGGGAGGCGGACTAATATCCTGTTTTCCGGAATCTGCCTGCTGGGCGCCCTTCTTAATGCCGACGTTGCCCTTGTTTCGATTTTGCCCGACGAACAGCTTGCCCTTTATATAGACAGAGCTGTTCATCTCTTCTTCGTTTTTAGCGTTCCTGTATATATCAGTTTCGTCCATGAGTTTTTGAACATTGCCTCTCGCCGCTGGCTGGAGAAAACGGCCTGGCTGTTGAGCGCTGTATTTTTGACTGTTGTTCCAACCAGTCTTTATATAAACGGTTTTAACCACTATTTTTTCGGCAGGATTGCCCGCGCTGGCCCTCTGTTTTACTGTTTTTCCGCGGTAACAGCGTTCACGGTTTTGTACTGTCTGGCAGTGCTGTATGGCGCTCTGAAGCGAACTGCCGACAATGCGCATAAAAACCGGATTAAGTATATTTTGGGAGGCCTTGGTTTTTCTGCTTTCCTGCTTTGTTTTACAATTCTTCCGGTAATGGGTCTCCCCGTTTATCCGCTCGGAAATTTCAGTTTCATTCCGGCGCTGTTTTTGGCCTTTGGGGTTTTGAAGTACGACCTGCTGGACATTGGCGTCCTGATTCGCAAAGGAGCCGCCTATTTCGCATTAACAGGAATCCTTACCGCCCTTTACGTAATTCTCATCTTTCTTTTCAACTCTTTCTTTATCTCCACGTTCGGGGGGAACTCCTTTGTTCTTTCCCTGCTGCTGGCGCTCGTCATCGTCCTTTTATTCAACCCCCTTCGGGAACTGGTGCAAAAGTGGATTGACCGCATTTTCTTTCGAGGAAGTTACGATTATCATGGGCTTCTCAAAAAGATCAGCGGGCAATTGGCGTCACTGCTCACTCAAGAGCAGATAAAGGAGCTGCTCATCAATGAAATCAGGGAGGCAATGCGGGTAGAAAGGGTGTTGTTGATTATTAAGGACGGTAACTCCTATAAAATATTTGGTTCATTGGAAGCGCAAAAAACAACGGAGGAAAATTTTCGGGAGCTTGAATTGCTGGATGGTATTTTGCAGATAAGTACATTGCCAATTACAAAAGGAGCAATAGCAGGGAAAATTGCCGATAAAAAAAACAGGGATACGCTGATTCGCCTTTTTGATTGCCTCGGAGTGACACTGGTAATTCCTTTGCCGGCACGAGAAGGAACGGCGGGGATGATTTTTCTCGGCCAGAAAAAATCCGGCGAACTTTTTGTCGATGAAGATATTGAAGTTTTGACGACGATAGCGAATCATGCGGCAACTGCCATCGAAAATGCAAGCAGTTATGAGGCGCTCAAGTCGTTCAATCGCGATCTTGAAAAAAAGGTGCAGGAAAGAACCGCCGCCCTGCAGACGGCTCTCTCCGACATGGAAAAGGCGGAACAGCAGTTGATCCGGTCGGAGAGTCTCGCCGCGATCGGGCAGCTTGTGGCCGGCGCGGCGCACGAACTTAACAATCCGCTTGCCGGGGCGATGAGTCTCGTGCAAACGAGCGTTGCGACCATTGCTGAGGGCGAACTTACCGCAGCCGACAAGCAAGTGATCGTCGAGGATTTGAGTTTTGCAATTGCGGAGCTGCGGCGCTCGGCAGGAATTATCCGCAGTCTGCTTGATCTGTCGAGGCAGACCCAGACATACGTGGAACCTGTGGAGATGAACAGGGTGATTGACGACGCGCTCCGGGTTCTCTATAACCAATATAAAAACACCCCTGTAACAATTGAAAAGAGATATGAGGAAGAGTTGCCCCCCGTCGAGGGAAATTTCGCTAATCTTGGCCAGGTTATGATCAATGTCATCCAGAATGCGCTGCAGTCTTTACCGGAAGGCAAAGGACTTATCATCCTGACTACGGGCTACCAAAAGCGGACCGATAAAGTTTTTATTGAATGCGCCGACAATGGCGCCGGGATCCCGGCGGCTGTTCTCAACGATATCTTCAAACCGTTTTTTACGACCAAGGTGGTTGGTCGGGGCACCGGCCTCGGGCTTTATATCTCCTATGAGATAATCAGGCGGCATGACGGTCGGATTGACGTAGAAAGTGAAGCAGGGAAGGGAACCGTAATAAAAATTGAAATCCCCTGTCGAAGGAGGGCAGCATGA
- a CDS encoding response regulator: MSGLMVVDDEEGVRRSLKRVLERDGYEVILAQNGDEAISIIRNNGKNIETVISDYRMPGIDGLETLIEIGRINMDITRIMLTGYATMASAIEAVNEGIDGFLTKPFENDELKAKVREYTIKKRLKQFVSEQVMNELQRDGGALLPRRLDVSVLFTDIRGFTALSEKFDPAELSVLLNHHYFTPIDNIIFRHKGTVDKHIGDSVMGIFGAPLRGDNDPLGAVLAALEIQEKMAAINQEINEVKQRLDVGIGIATGEAMAGIFGSPRKKEYTVFGAAVNLASRLENMAAAGEILICENTMHCVEDRIVVENIPSALIRGLSLSPAVYRVLSCK, encoded by the coding sequence ATGAGTGGTTTGATGGTTGTTGACGATGAGGAGGGGGTGCGCCGCTCCCTGAAGAGGGTTCTGGAGCGTGACGGTTATGAGGTCATCCTTGCCCAAAACGGCGATGAGGCAATTTCCATTATTCGCAATAATGGCAAAAACATCGAAACGGTCATTTCCGATTACCGGATGCCCGGCATTGACGGACTGGAAACCCTGATCGAAATAGGCCGCATCAATATGGATATTACGAGAATCATGCTCACCGGCTACGCGACGATGGCGAGCGCCATTGAGGCGGTCAACGAGGGAATCGACGGTTTTCTGACCAAGCCGTTCGAAAACGATGAGTTGAAGGCAAAAGTACGGGAATACACAATTAAAAAGAGGCTCAAGCAGTTCGTTTCCGAACAGGTTATGAATGAATTGCAGAGAGATGGGGGTGCTCTTTTGCCCAGGCGTCTTGATGTCAGCGTGCTTTTTACCGACATTCGCGGTTTTACGGCGCTCTCGGAAAAGTTTGATCCCGCGGAACTTTCAGTTCTTCTCAATCATCACTATTTCACCCCGATCGACAACATTATTTTCCGTCATAAAGGCACAGTTGATAAACATATCGGGGACAGCGTCATGGGGATATTCGGAGCGCCCCTCAGAGGAGACAACGATCCGTTGGGCGCCGTTTTAGCCGCCCTGGAGATTCAGGAGAAGATGGCGGCGATAAACCAGGAAATAAATGAAGTGAAACAACGTCTGGATGTCGGAATTGGCATAGCCACCGGGGAGGCAATGGCGGGGATTTTCGGATCACCGCGGAAGAAAGAGTACACCGTCTTCGGGGCGGCGGTAAATCTTGCCTCACGGCTGGAAAACATGGCCGCGGCGGGCGAAATACTGATTTGCGAAAACACCATGCATTGCGTTGAGGATAGGATCGTTGTTGAAAATATTCCCTCCGCCTTAATACGAGGGCTTTCCCTTTCTCCGGCTGTTTACCGGGTATTGTCCTGCAAATGA
- a CDS encoding TetR/AcrR family transcriptional regulator — MGLEDRRKRERENRKGSIIKAARKLFLEKGFKAVTVESIAHKAELSKGAIYLHYSSKEEIYAHIVLSDLGKFHDRFSGLAQKPTNASRALFKFADIYVDFFLNEREFFRNLMNFMIRATGMNFPDELYEESIKTMNKTIDIVEEIFAYGVAQGEFPGTMNLRQNRNALWGMLNGIISLYIFTGNEEKRDDVIRSTVKKGMETFVSGLKSAEGSV; from the coding sequence GTGGGACTTGAAGACCGCAGAAAAAGGGAACGGGAGAATCGCAAGGGTTCGATAATAAAGGCGGCTCGTAAATTATTTTTGGAAAAAGGGTTCAAAGCCGTTACCGTTGAGAGCATTGCCCACAAGGCTGAACTCAGCAAGGGCGCCATTTACCTGCATTATAGCAGCAAGGAAGAGATTTATGCCCATATCGTGCTGAGCGATCTGGGAAAATTTCACGACCGGTTTTCGGGCCTGGCGCAAAAACCGACAAACGCGTCCCGGGCGCTTTTCAAATTTGCGGACATTTACGTAGATTTTTTCCTCAATGAACGGGAATTCTTCCGAAACCTGATGAACTTCATGATCCGCGCTACCGGCATGAACTTTCCGGATGAGCTGTATGAAGAATCCATAAAAACCATGAACAAAACTATCGATATAGTAGAAGAGATATTTGCATACGGCGTCGCACAGGGTGAATTTCCCGGGACGATGAATCTCCGCCAGAACAGGAATGCCCTCTGGGGGATGCTGAACGGCATAATCTCGCTGTACATTTTTACAGGTAATGAGGAGAAGAGGGACGATGTGATCCGGAGCACCGTAAAAAAGGGCATGGAAACATTTGTTAGTGGTCTTAAAAGTGCGGAGGGGTCGGTTTAA
- a CDS encoding acyl-CoA dehydrogenase, whose protein sequence is MSNLLVNGRDQHFILFEQFGIEKLFQTEAFKDFSKEDALMILSEAEKMALNVILPTYVEGDREGCTFKDGIVYAPKSYHDAYKKFNEGGWMIANESPDVGGQGMPIALYEACQETMSAANVSFSMLPGLTHGAGKLIEEYGSEEQKKKYMEKMYGGVWGGTMCLTEPGAGSDVGALKTTAKRLPDGTFSITGTKCFISFGDQDVTENIIHPVLARIEGDPAGTAGISIFIVPKYKVNDDGSVGALNDVHTGNIEHKMGIHGSSTCTLNFGDDNKCIGELLGKECEGMKIMFLMMNEARLSVGLQGLCLSSAALEHAIAYAKERIQSALVWEKKVPDSKPVPIIQHPDVRRDLLWMKAHVEGVRALNYFTAYCMDMAKANPAERDKWQGFVELLTPVCKAYSSDKGMEICSKAIDVYGGYGYCQEYPVEQYLRDCKIATVYEGTNGIQALDLVGRKLAMNKGMNVMNMFGEIGATIARAKNIEELKIDAAKLEEAYNALVDMTMALAQFGKSSSFIIPLLNASSYLDIFGDVLVGHFLLQAAVVSSEKLTAIYQENGAEESKAKKRALIRSNEDVAFYNGKLASSRFFAVEVLCTVKARCEAVKSEEKVAFEMADESFTC, encoded by the coding sequence ATGAGTAATTTACTGGTAAATGGCAGGGATCAGCATTTCATACTTTTTGAACAATTCGGAATAGAAAAGTTGTTTCAAACGGAGGCTTTCAAGGACTTTTCCAAAGAAGATGCGCTGATGATTCTTTCGGAAGCGGAAAAGATGGCGCTCAACGTGATTTTACCTACTTACGTTGAAGGCGACAGGGAGGGATGCACCTTTAAGGACGGGATTGTTTATGCTCCCAAAAGCTATCATGATGCCTACAAGAAGTTCAACGAAGGGGGATGGATGATTGCCAACGAATCCCCGGACGTGGGCGGTCAGGGGATGCCAATAGCCTTGTATGAGGCCTGCCAGGAGACAATGAGTGCGGCGAATGTCTCTTTCTCGATGCTTCCCGGGCTCACCCACGGCGCTGGTAAATTGATTGAGGAATATGGTTCGGAAGAGCAGAAGAAAAAATACATGGAAAAGATGTACGGGGGCGTCTGGGGGGGGACGATGTGTCTCACGGAACCCGGTGCAGGCAGCGATGTCGGGGCTCTGAAAACAACCGCAAAAAGGCTCCCGGACGGCACCTTCAGCATAACAGGGACCAAATGCTTTATATCGTTCGGTGATCAGGATGTGACCGAAAACATCATCCATCCAGTGCTGGCAAGAATAGAAGGCGATCCCGCGGGAACAGCCGGCATCTCTATTTTCATAGTTCCCAAATACAAGGTGAACGATGACGGAAGCGTTGGCGCGCTGAACGATGTCCACACCGGCAACATCGAACACAAAATGGGCATTCACGGTTCATCTACCTGCACCCTTAACTTCGGCGACGACAACAAATGCATCGGAGAGCTGCTCGGGAAAGAGTGCGAAGGGATGAAGATAATGTTTTTGATGATGAACGAGGCCCGTCTCAGTGTCGGCCTGCAGGGCTTGTGTCTCTCTTCGGCTGCCTTGGAGCATGCCATCGCTTATGCAAAGGAGCGGATTCAGAGCGCCCTGGTCTGGGAGAAGAAGGTGCCCGACTCAAAACCGGTTCCGATTATCCAGCATCCGGATGTGCGCAGGGATCTGCTCTGGATGAAGGCCCATGTGGAGGGGGTGCGGGCGTTAAATTATTTTACCGCTTACTGCATGGACATGGCCAAGGCCAACCCCGCCGAAAGGGACAAATGGCAGGGTTTTGTTGAGCTGCTTACGCCGGTCTGCAAGGCCTATTCGTCAGACAAGGGGATGGAAATCTGCTCCAAGGCGATTGACGTTTACGGCGGTTATGGATACTGCCAGGAATATCCGGTGGAACAGTACCTCCGGGATTGCAAGATAGCCACTGTTTATGAGGGCACAAACGGCATTCAGGCGCTTGATCTGGTGGGCCGCAAACTGGCCATGAACAAGGGTATGAATGTCATGAACATGTTCGGCGAGATCGGCGCGACGATCGCTCGGGCTAAAAACATCGAAGAGCTCAAAATCGATGCCGCAAAACTCGAGGAGGCTTACAACGCCCTCGTTGATATGACAATGGCGCTCGCCCAGTTCGGCAAATCTTCCAGTTTTATCATCCCGCTTTTGAATGCTTCTTCATACCTCGACATTTTCGGCGATGTTCTGGTCGGTCATTTCCTCCTTCAGGCCGCAGTGGTTTCCTCGGAAAAATTGACGGCAATCTATCAGGAAAATGGCGCCGAGGAATCAAAGGCCAAAAAGCGCGCGTTGATTCGCTCTAATGAGGACGTTGCCTTCTACAATGGCAAGCTTGCGTCATCGCGCTTCTTTGCAGTTGAGGTGCTCTGTACGGTAAAGGCCCGCTGTGAGGCCGTCAAATCGGAAGAAAAGGTTGCCTTTGAGATGGCGGATGAATCGTTTACCTGCTAA